One region of Solanum pennellii chromosome 6, SPENNV200 genomic DNA includes:
- the LOC107023845 gene encoding E3 ubiquitin-protein ligase RNF144B-like — MANESAFAMCCDDFYFSLLFDEIQNVDNFLISDDKYAEQLQDQEIIMSSITFKQNSTNSPAEESNVYQHEIGESSLSFCEICAERKENDEMFTIESCSHVFCADCINKHVSIKIQDKIHVVTCPGVACRGILDFETCISIIPKDVRDSWDELLCESLILASQRFYCPYKDCSAMLVNDSDEIVRESECPVCWRLFCAQCYVPWHYDFQCEEFRRMNVEERDREDLMLKELAKAKQWTRCPYCRFFVEKTEGCLHMTCRCGSQFCYKCGITWRNNHAC; from the coding sequence ATGGCAAATGAATCGGCCTTTGCTATGTGTTGTGATGATTTTTACTTCTCATTACTTTTTGACGAAATCCAAAATGTCGATAACTTTTTAATATCAGATGATAAATATGCTGAACAGCTCCAGGATCAAGAAATAATAATGAGTTCAATAACTTTCAAACAAAACTCGACCAACTCCCCTGCAGAGGAGAGTAATGTATATCAACATGAAATCGGCGAATCGTCTTTAAGTTTCTGCGAGATTTGtgcagagagaaaagaaaatgatgaaatgttCACAATTGAATCTTGCAGCCATGTTTTTTGTGCTGATTGTATCAACAAGCACGTCTCAATAAAAATCCAGGACAAAATTCACGTTGTGACATGTCCTGGTGTAGCTTGCAGGGGAATTCTCGATTTTGAGACGTGCATTTCAATCATACCTAAAGATGTACGTGATAGTTGGGACGAATTGTTGTGTGAATCGCTAATTCTTGCCTCGCAGAGATTTTACTGTCCATATAAAGATTGTTCAGCCATGCTAGTGAACGATTCGGATGAAATAGTTAGGGAATCGGAGTGTCCTGTTTGTTGGAGATTGTTCTGCGCGCAATGTTATGTGCCGTGGCATTATGATTTTCAGTGTGAAGAGTTCCGGAGAATGAATGTGGAGGAAAGAGACAGAGAAGATTTAATGTTGAAGGAATTAGCAAAGGCGAAACAGTGGACTAGATGTCCTTATTGCAGATTTTTCGTCGAGAAAACAGAGGGATGTTTGCATATGACTTGCAGATGTGGATCACAGTTTTGTTATAAATGTGGAATAACTTGGAGAAATAATCATGCTTGTTAA
- the LOC107023844 gene encoding 4-coumarate--CoA ligase 2 — MTNVTMENETKQEDIIFRSKLPDIYIPNHLPLHSYCFENISEFKSRPCLIDGANNQIYTYADVELNSRKVAAGLHKQFGIQQKDTIMILLPNSPEFVYAFLGASYLGAISTMANPLFTSAEVVKQAKASNAKIIVTQSCHVNKVKDYALENGVNIVCIDSAPEGCVHFSELIQADEHDIPEVEIQPDDVVALPYSSGTTGLPKGVMLTHKGLVTSVAQQVDGENPNLYIHSEDVLLCVLPLFHIYSLNSVLLCGLRVGAAILIMQKFDIVPFLELIQNYKVTIGPFVPPIVLAIAKSPMVDNYDLSSVRTVMSGAAPLGKELEDTVRAKFPNAKLGQGYGMTEAGPVLAMCLAFAKEPFEIKSGACGTVVRNAQMKIVDPDTGKSLPRNQSGEICIRGDQIMKGYLNDPEATTGTIDKEGWLHTGDIGYIDNDDELFIVDRLKELIKYKGFQVAPAELEALLLNHPNISDAAVVPMKDEQAGEVPVAFVVRSNGSTITEDEVIEFITKQVIFYKRIKRVFFVDVVPKSPSGKILRKDLRAKLAAGYPN; from the exons ATGACAAATGTAACGATGGAGAACGAAACAAAACAAGAGGATATAATTTTTCGATCGAAGCTCCCTGATATTTACATCCCTAATCATCTTCCGTTACACTCATATTGTTTCGAAAATATTTCGGAATTTAAATCGCGCCCGTGTTTAATCGACGGGGcgaataatcaaatttatacaTACGCTGATGTGGAGCTCAATTCGAGAAAAGTTGCTGCTGGTCTTCATAAACAATTTGGGATCCAACAAAAGGATACTATTATGATCTTATTGCCAAATTCACCAGAATTTGTGTATGCCTTCCTTGGTGCGTCGTACCTCGGCGCGATATCGACGATGGCTAATCCTTTGTTTACGTCTGCTGAAGTTGTGAAGCAAGCTAAGGCTTCTAATGCTAAGATCATTGTCACTCAATCGTGTCATGTGAACAAGGTGAAGGATTATGCATTGGAGAATGGTGTGAATATCGTGTGTATCGATTCGGCCCCTGAGGGTTGTGTTCACTTCTCTGAGTTGATTCAGGCCGATGAGCATGATATCCCTGAG GTGGAAATCCAACCCGATGATGTGGTGGCGTTGCCGTATTCCTCCGGAACAACGGGTTTACCTAAAGGTGTCATGTTGACACACAAGGGACTAGTCACAAGTGTGGCACAACAAGTTGATGGTGAAAATCCAAACTTGTACATCCATAGTGAGGATGTATTGCTTTGTGTGTTGCCTTTGTTTCATATATATTCCCTCAATTCCGTTTTGCTGTGTGGATTAAGAGTTGGAGCAGCAATTTTGATTATGCAAAAATTTGATATTGTTCCATTCTTGGAATTAATACAAAATTACAAGGTGACAATAGGGCCATTTGTGCCACCTATTGTTTTGGCTATTGCTAAGAGTCCTATGGTTGATAATTATGATTTATCATCAGTAAGAACCGTTATGTCTGGCGCTGCACCATTAGGAAAAGAACTTGAAGACACTGTTCGAGCCAAATTTCCTAATGCTAAACTTGGTCAA GGTTACGGAATGACAGAAGCTGGACCAGTGTTGGCTATGTGCTTGGCATTTGCTAAAGAACCCTTCGAAATTAAATCTGGAGCATGTGGGACTGTTGTTAGAAATGCTCAGATGAAAATTGTGGATCCTGATACTGGCAAATCTCTTCCTAGGAACCAATCCGGAGAGATTTGTATAAGAGGCGATCAAATTATGAAAG GTTACCTAAATGATCCAGAGGCCACTACGGGAACAATAGACAAAGAAGGGTGGTTACATACGGGCGACATTGGTTATATTGACAATGATGATGAGCTTTTCATTGTGGATCGTTTAAAGgaattgataaaatataaagGATTTCAAGTGGCTCCTGCTGAACTTGAAGCCCTTCTCCTCAATCATCCCAATATTTCAGATGCTGCTGTCGTTCC AATGAAAGACGAGCAAGCAGGAGAAGTTCCTGTGGCTTTTGTTGTTAGATCAAATGGCTCCACAATTACTGAAGATGAAGTCATAGAATTCATAACAAAGCAG GTGATATTCTATAAAAGGATAAAGAGGgtattttttgtggacgttgtTCCTAAATCTCCATCGGGCAAAATCCTTAGAAAGGACTTGAGAGCTAAATTAGCTGCTGGATATCCAAATTAA
- the LOC107022445 gene encoding uncharacterized protein LOC107022445: protein MPPVVVEELSEEEQKELLLNPPTTENVLCLQCGSGRKFKSVKDLLEHFKVVHLKTTREYFAAIVPISFGRTENWRLIASSSNTTIDELCSISDLFNIANAIVSRVSEFLIGENYKAESEEFQKHSQTARLLEVDMRELLLIFATGGLLGGYESF from the exons ATGCCTCCCGTCGTTGTGGAAGAGCTATCTGAAGAGGAACAAAAAGAACTTTTGCTTAATCCACCTACTACAGAGAATGTTTTGTGTCTGCAGTGTGGCAGCGGAAGGAAGTTCAAATCTGTTAAAGACCTTCTGGAACATTTCAAAGTTGTTCACCTCAAAACAACAAGAGAATATTTTGCAGCGATTGTTCCAATTTCTTTCGGTCGCACGGAGAACTGGCGGCTCATCGCCAGTTCTTCAAACACCACTATTGACGAACTATGCTCCATTTCCGATCTTT TCAATATCGCGAATGCAATTGTCTCCAGGGTGAGCGAATTTTTGATTGGGGAGAACTACAAGGCTGAATCTGAAGAATTCCAG AAACACTCCCAAACTGCTAGACTGCTAGAGGTGGATATGAGAGAACTACTTTTGATATTTGCTACAGGTGGACTACTAGGGGGATATGAGTCCTTTTGA